The sequence acaccctaaAAGTAGccacagctgcgttgacaattattttttaatgtcgtgTCCTAAATGGAGGTAATGTAGCcactctagcctcgattctagcaCACTGGAAAATACACGTTTTTAAGCGGCTATAAATCGAGGTAAGTAGACTGATTAGagctacctccaattagatacggccctctaaatatgcgacaccaggtcttcaacataattgttcaatccCAAAAGAAGCGACTAAAAAGTGTTGCCTTAATTAGATCGGAATTTAGAGGGTCGTAGGTAGCTTTACttagtctacttgcctcgatttcaggccgcttaaaaacacgtgtttccagtgggctagaatcgaggctaaatgTGGCTAAATTTACCTCAATTTTGGGTGCTACATTATTGTCaacagctgtcgctacttttagaggggTAAGAAAAGTGATGGTGTCACATCTTTAGAGGGTCACCTTAACTAGAGgttatacggtacatgcatatagctaGTACGTCATCACATGTTTCAACTCGTGCATGTAGCTTCTTACAAGCTATGTTTCACTtataacttataattataagtgtctTTGTGTTGGTTGCAGTTCAAAGACTTTCTCACGACATATAACAATGTCACTGAGAATTGCTTCACAGAGTGTGTGAATGACTTCACTGCGAGAAGGCTATCAAAACACGAGGTAATGAGCGATTGTTGTTCATACTAACATGTACTACGGTAGAAATGGATTGTTAGGGCATGCGCTAATGGATCAAAAGCAGAACTGTATGCACTTATATTTGAGGATGCGCTtatataatgcagtcattttcgaGACCCACCCTAGTAATCAGATGTCTCTGTGACAAGTAATGAcccgctagctagctagctgtattaAAGAGAGCGAGCTAGGCAAGCAAGTAACACTAACTAGATCAGtatcatacataattattattactatttcatataattattacaacatttaaacaaaaacattcatattgaccaggaactggaTCAAAAAGTGTCTAAGTTCACTTTGTCTAAGTCTCACAAGATAACAGCATATGCCCAAAGtgtccttccagatggatcacaagctatacagctaccgtgcactgtacaagctaaatCTTCACTAATTTCTCACATAATAGAAAAGCGCTTAAATAGTCTATTCGAGTACTGCAGTTGAGCATTGCTTAAAATCAAGATGCGCTTATAATTGAGTAAGCACTCTAATAATCCATTTTTTACGGTATGGTCTTAATCCAAGATGGACAGTGATTATAATGGCTTGGGTGCGCGTGcacagcgaggtatacggttaTGTTTtcgtatctgtgtgtgtagactgcttaCAGCTGTTCAATAGTAAATGAAGTGCAAGCAAAAGTTTCTATATGCTTCTAATTACGAtattttcttggatttcaatttGTGAATtagcaaaataatgcttcgttcttgagttataGCTACATTTGCTtatttggaatgccattgtagccttttcagaacagtgcgtagcaaaacttgtccatgaaGTGTTGCTACCTACTTAgtgattatgcctcgaggcgtagccgcacaaggggTACAGTAAagttgactgtgtgtgtgtctgtctatcTGTGTTGTGTTacaatgcgacaaaaactaacagcttctatataggcttctagccacgttctcttggattttgattcctcaatttgcaaactaaagcttctttctcgagttatagctagtttgactcagtctcttcagaatctttcatagcatcatcgtttgcacaaactttctattcaattTATGAGTTCCTTGTACTAAAGccctagctgtttgttagctacaagagtcagaaaagagcggCAAAGCTTACACTGTCAGCAGCCCTTGTAAACTCTGACCTCattgcagatccaccccttTTTCATTGGCAGGAAATGCAAAATACTTCcacattgtagatctacatgcttttatccttgaagatcattatgcctcgtgcgcatgtgcaagcgaggtatacggtagtgtgtttgtgtgtgtgtgtgtgtgtgtgtgtgtagactgctacagctaatcaaggatcaatgaactgTTTCTATAGACTTTTAAtaacgttttcttggattttaattcattgatttgcaaaataatgcttcgttctcgagttatgcctacttttgcttacttggaatgtcattgcagccttttcagaagagtgcgtagcaaaatttgttcatggagtgttgctactctacttagctCTAGAACGCCAGCTATTGGTatctgcaagagtgagaagagagctgcaaggctctgctgatgcagccattcattttagacatggacttttggcatcaatcgcttttaacaacaatcatagtcgatcattacccactctttgtgagtttctctgtgattttggattctgcctgcatgcagcaaaatttataaaaatgttcatcatgatataatgtgtgctattgctataatagctagtagctttatattatgtagctttgacacctccatcgaggcatcagcaccagcGTTGCTTGCATCAatcgtggtcgatcatttcccactctttgaaTTTCCCTGGCCCTGTGATaatacatgcagatgcatgcagcaaaattaccATAAGAAAATTATAGtatctgtgtgtattagcaatagctagtagcttagCGTTGACACATttaccgaggcatcagcaccggTGGTGCTtttattcatcaagccatcagatagatTTAATTCTTTTTGaccgaaagcaaaacatggcgagaggtattagcacagcgcagtttgcaagagtgagaaagcTGTAAGACTGCACTTCTTAGCTGCTTCATGCAGAAACCATTAATAgtatggactttgaactttgaactttgATATCCTTTTTAGCAAGATCGTATGTAATTTCATATTTGGTGCCTCCATCAGCACAGGTGCTTTCATAGCATCAGTTTTGAGCTGTTAATTTTTATGGTCAGTGTGTGTTTATTGTTTTCCTTCTAACAGAATGAGTGCTGCATGAACTGTGTGGACAAGTACGTGAAAATGAGTCAACGGATTACTATGAGATTGCAGGAACACTTACAAATGCAACAAACCAATGCTCCAAATGGAACTTCATAGTGCACAGGTTATTAATTAGTGACATTTATTACTTAGCACATGCACCTTTATGATTGTGAAATATTATCACATTGGAGAGTGTAATGAAAAGATAACGTGGTTTAGGAATTAAGATTAAAGTCGTGTACGATGGAATTTACTTCATTACTCGCAAGAGATGTAGTAAATAACACATCTTGATTGTCCTAGTTGTCCTAGCATAATACATTTTGTTTTGCCATCAAGTTGTATTGGTCGGATACTAAATAAATCTCTATATTAAAAGGAGGCTTTAGGGAAGATGAGGTAATGC is a genomic window of Halichondria panicea chromosome 15, odHalPani1.1, whole genome shotgun sequence containing:
- the LOC135349454 gene encoding mitochondrial import inner membrane translocase subunit Tim9-like, which gives rise to MVVVLVMEALTPEQRSQLEVTQFKDFLTTYNNVTENCFTECVNDFTARRLSKHENECCMNCVDKYVKMSQRITMRLQEHLQMQQTNAPNGTS